From Penicillium psychrofluorescens genome assembly, chromosome: 1, one genomic window encodes:
- a CDS encoding uncharacterized protein (ID:PFLUO_001798-T1.cds;~source:funannotate) encodes MASLPKLSTVVSWLLYLVPIYLFILDPLMRQIFPGSVSIYSDDADDLLPDDAPSGLNLNDSFICLEDGVPFSCPDAADGYRVHLLSREPLVMYLENFLSDAEADHLVNVSVDKYAPSIVTDGKTERLDSSIRLSDRALLDRDDTVRCLEDRARAFQGWRPHLYIERMWAQRYNASGHYRHHYDWSGSWARGGDRVSTFMVYLGADCTGGGTNFPRLSMPRGKQWCRFLECEGDDAEKKQGITFKPIKGNAIFWENLRPDGSGYPETWHAAYPVTSGTKVGLNIWSWYQPPRRGRKA; translated from the exons atggcttcccTCCCCAAGCTCTCTACCGTCGTGAGCTGGCTCCTATACCTCGTCCCTATCtacctcttcatcctcgacccgcTCATGCGCCAGATCTTTCCCGGCTCGGTCTCGATTTATTCCGACGACGCTGACGACCTCCTTCCCGACGATGCCCCCTCCGGGCTCAACCTCAACGACAGCTTCATATGTCTGGAGGACGGCGTGCCATTCTCCTGCCCCGATGCCGCTGATGGATACCGCGTACATCTGCTCTCACGCGAGCCGCTGGTGATGTACCTTGAGAACTTCCTGTCGGACGCCGAAGCAGACCATCTGGTGAATGTCAG CGTCGACAAGTACGCCCCCTCGATCGTCACCGATGGCAAAACCGAGCGCCTCGACTCCTCCATCCGCCTCTCCGACCGCGCTCTGCTCGACCGCGACGACACCGTCCGCTGTCTCGAAGACCGAGCGCGGGCCTTCCAGGGATGGCGCCCACATCTGTATATTGAACGCATGTGGGCACAGCGCTACAACGCGTCGGGCCACTACCGGCACCACTACGATTGGAGCGGCTCGTGggcccgcggcggcgaccGCGTCAGTACGTTTATGGTGTACCTGGGCGCCGACTGCACGGGCGGAGGCACAAACTTCCCGCGTTTGTCGATGCCGCGCGGGAAACAGTGGTGTCGGTTCTTGGAGTgtgagggtgatgatgcgGAGAAAAAGCAGGGGATCACCTTCAAACCCATCAAGGGAAATGCTATCTTCTGGGAGAATCTGCGCCCGGATGGGTCGGGCTACCCAGAGACCTGGCACGCCGCGTACCCCGTTACGTCGGGGACGAAGGTTGGCTTGAATATCTGGAGCTGGTATcagccgccgaggaggggaaggaaggcGTGA
- a CDS encoding uncharacterized protein (ID:PFLUO_001799-T1.cds;~source:funannotate) — MAASSQISFYNATGGEIRWDAAKSVGNSRQGMMLILSGLGPTIAAATVMLVVSVLLAAWIYPLMTKWMCSVFSKWLHVPEEQLPGADNSRAPSSAVRTWTIRAAIITLLLWIIRPAVPFNHISGALPFVMFTGAASHSVKPQPGAASPFPFPELLEEIYWEPSDGHYKGWNPGATDPSELPAWASEYLPPGFERWKDPHGNRAARNSYDPTSDPLRITNLNQGLLAPLEEALKERDIPITHIVMVMMESGRQDMFPFKAGSRVHEHILEAWESSSKKPQEDLDEILSQLTPIAEVLTGQPSGFNSSAEVASQKFGGINIQGVTTGSTLSSKARIVDYCGVQALPVDFMAEMDTSSYQPCLMQVLELFNQLKQKQNDGKDPRERLWNTIYAQSVTGQFKAQDKLITKLGFKQSLYSEDIDKTESKYYHKMEKINYFGYAEEEIRPYLKDMIRDTIDNNQRLFLSHFTSTTHHPWGVPSKFTKKEYIPHSEAFSKHEKLDAYLNTIRYVDNWLGQFMDLLDEEGIANETLTVFVGDHGQAFDEDSRMTGTYQNGHISNFAVPLTLHHPLLPRIQTVANATTVSILPTILDLLTSTKSLNEDDTEISLDLANQYEGQSLIRPYVNSHHGREAWKFAIINAGGTMLSIGSAAAPYRLILPLTMDFEFQFTHTELDFYEEEPIVEWDIESLTGLVQEKYGDEAAEWASRAQMVGVWWVKERMRLWDFHPKDFT, encoded by the exons ATGGCGGCCTCGTCGCAGATTAGCTTCTACAACGCAACGGGGGGTGAGATCCGGTGGGACGCCGCCAAGTCCGTGGGAAACAGTCGTCAGGGCATGATGTTGATCTTAAGTGGGCTCGGTCCGACCATCGCGGCGGCAACGGTCATGCTCGTTGTGTCGGTGCTATTGGCGGCGTGGATATATCCTCTGATGACAAAGTGGATGTGTTCGGTGTTCTCCAAATGGCTCCATGTCCCGGAGGAGCAACTGCCAGGGGCGGACAACAGCAGAGCTCCATCGAGCGCAGTGAGGACGTGGACGATCCGTGCCGCAATAATCACGCTGCTTCTTTGGATCATCCGACCAGCAGTGCCATTCAACCATATCTCCGGTGCTCTGCCCTTCGTCATGTTTACAGGCGCTGCCTCGCATTCCGTCAAGCCGCAGCCTGGGGCGGCGAGTCCGTTCCCTTTCCCGGAGTTGCTGGAGGAAATTTACTGGGAGCCTTCAGATGGACACTATAAAGGATGGAACCCGGGCGCAACCGACCCGAGCGAATTGCCCGCATGGGCCTCGGAATATCTGCCTCCTGGGTTTGAACGGTGGAAGGATCCACACGGAAATAGGGCTGCGCGCAACTCTTACGATCCCACGTCAGATCCGCTTCGAATTACCAATCTTAATCAAGGCCTGCTGGCCCCCCTGGAAGAGGCTCTGAAGGAACGCGACATCCCCATCACGCATATTGTcatggtgatgatggaaaGTGGCCGGCAGGATATGTTCCCCTTCAAAGCGGGATCACGAGTACACGAACATATTCTCGAAGCATGGGAgtccagcagcaagaaaCCGCAAGAGGACCTCGACGAAATACTATCACAGTTGACCCCAATCGCGGAGGTGCTCACGGGCCAGCCATCCGGCTTCAACTCCAGCGCAGAGGTTGCGAGCCAAAAGTTCGGCGGGATCAATATTCAAGGCGTGACAACAGGCAGCACCCTCAGCTCCAAAGCCCGTATCGTGGACTATTGTGGCGTGCAGGCCTTACCGGTCGATTTCATGGCAGAGATGGACACGTCGTCGTACCAGCCTTGCCTGATGCAGGTGCTGGAATTATTCAACCAGCTCAAGCAGAAACAAAACGACGGGAAAGATCCCCGCGAGCGTCTCTGGAACACCATCTATGCGCAATCCGTCACGGGCCAGTTCAAGGCCCAGGACAAActcatcaccaagctgggTTTTAAGCAATCCTTGTACTCGGAGGATATCGACAAGACCGAGTCCAAGTACTACCacaagatggagaagatcaattACTTCGG ATacgcggaagaagagatccgTCCGTATTTGAAGGATATGATCCGTGACACCATTGACAACAACCAGAgactctttctctctcacttCACCAGTACCACTCATCACCCGTGGGGGGTGCCTTCCAAGTTTACGAAGAAGGAATACATCCCACATTCGGAAGCTTTCTCAAAACATGAAAAACTGGACGCCTATCTGAACACAATCCGCTATGTGGACAACTGGCTGGGCCAGTTCATGGACCTACTTGACGAGGAGGGGATAGCCAACGAAACATTGACCGTGTTTGTCGGAGACCA CGGCCAAGCCTTCGACGAAGACTCCCGGATGACCGGAACGTACCAAAACGGACACATCAGCAACTTTGCGGTGCCACTCACACTACaccacccactcctccctCGAATTCAAACAGTCGCCAACGCAACCACAGtctccatcctccccacgatcctcgatctcctcaCATCGACCAAATCCCTCAACGAAGACGACACCGAAATCTCACTGGACCTCGCAAACCAGTACGAAGGCCAGTCCCTGATCCGGCCGTACGTCAACTCGCATCACGGCCGCGAAGCATGGAAGTTCGCCATCATCAACGCCGGCGGAACAATGCTTTCCATTGGGTCGGCGGCTGCGCCGTATCGGCTTATTTTGCCGCTGACCATGGACTTTGAGTTTCAGTTTACGCATACCGAGCTGGACTTTTATGAAGAGGAGCCAATTGTGGAGTGGGATATTGAATCTTTAACTGGGCTTGTACAGGAAAAGTATGGAGATGAGGCGGCGGAGTGGGCCAGTAGGGCGCAGATGGTTGGCGTTTGGTGGGTCAAGGAAAGGATGAGGTTGTGGGATTTTCATCCGAAGGATTTTACGTGA
- a CDS encoding uncharacterized protein (ID:PFLUO_001800-T1.cds;~source:funannotate), with the protein MATTSPHSDEDDPNLFLSDTDPALSLNSQSVPVQKRRRVGRACDECRRKKIKCDGKQPCTHCTVYSYECTYDQPSNRRRNPAPQYVEALETRLHKAEALLRTVLPDVNLDDPQLDVHATKQNLVAAKKESPAAVTKPSASASGPSEPAPEGGEEGLLETMVGNSGLLDRDDQGHWDYHGHTSGIIFVRRLRKQLGASDGPGPMSRSTPMTAKMFESPKSVSESPQDTALPPTHDLPPRAAARRLCHNAIDDACSLMRFVHEPSFFANLERIYDTPPEQFGNEENAFLPLLYIVMAVGCLFSDDGVGTLDLAGYEGAIDQGFQFFKAGRQLLEITDCRDLMSLQAICFMVLFLQSSAKLSTCYSYVGIALRSALRLGLHRSVAADFNPVERELRKRIFWVIRKMDVYVSTLLGLPQMLSDDDIDQAYPLAVDGEYITAEGIAPMPSGYTPLMAGCNAHTRLSNIILKVVKYIYPVKNARYRSKSDQRYMVSHSKIREIERDLQAWMEELPPALRPGTEVSPQLERIRQLLRISYAHVQIVMYRPFLHYVTGGSQARGVDKRSYACAAACVSVSRNIVHITTGMHKRSLLNGSFWFTMYTTYFAILSLIFFVVENPDSPTAKDGVLKDAMEGKNTLAGLAKKSLAADRCSQSLNCLFKTLPEILKNRQGSKAPVNLKRPAPANRSTEAAKTQPQHTLPHRLSTVLPVSQAGGGDASSRRQPSLDDKQSNLPTESGTQSAWIAETPELLTESLSTPEHIQTSPLNPSMSQQEASSLAFSQQFNNPANLPDLMPMMFPSDDPFAYPTQPMSTLEDDHFCHDRPAMSSSQFPFDQTGMASTTSSDPSSVGVTTPSFEAFPNHPHFPGGTPSGIKSSVPSRLQGTSQPMSPSRLQTPMTQTPVSGSESLSSPDLVSIPNNNFVWQGYNFQPSNMATGQQATQQDVSANTQMQDFNMAMDMDLGISFDDLFGNRPNGAVASNEDWMQWMNVGV; encoded by the exons ATGGCGACGACCAGCCCGCAttccgacgaggatgatCCCAACCTATTCCTCAGTGACACCGACCCCGCGCTGTCCTTGAACTCCCAGTCCGTGCCCGTGCAGAAACGTCGCCGAGTCGGGCGAGCCTGCGACGAGTGTCGTCGCAAGAAAATCAAGTGCGACGGGAAACAGCCCTGCACCCATTGCACCGTCTACAGCTATG AATGTACCTACGATCAGCCCTCCAACCGCCGCCGCAATCCCGCCCCTCAGTATGTTGAGGCTCTCGAAACACGGCTGcacaaggccgaggccctGCTCCGGACGGTACTGCCGGACGTGAATCTCGATGACCCGCAGCTAGACGTGCACGCGACAAAACAAAATCTGGTCGCGGCCAAAAAGGAGTCTCCCGCAGCTGTGACTAAAccgtcggcctcggcgtccgGCCCGTCCGAGCCCGCGCCCGAaggcggggaggagggtttgCTCGAAACCATGGTCGGTAACTCGGGCTTGTTGGATCGAGATGACCAGGGGCATTGGGACTATCATGGACACACCTCCGGCATCATATTCGTGCGACGACTCCGGAAACAGCTCGGTGCTTCGGACGGACCTGGGCCGATGTCCCGATCAACACCGAtgacggcgaagatgttTGAAAGCCCCAAGTCCGTGTCCGAGTCGCCTCAGGACACGGCACTACCTCCCACACATGATTTACCGCCACGAGCGGCTGCGCGCCGCTTGTGCCATAACGCCATCGATGACGCCTGTTCCTTGATGCGGTTCGTACACGAgccttccttcttcgccaacctCGAGCGCATCTACGACACTCCGCCAGAACAGTTTGGCAATGAGGAAAATGCGTTCTTGCCACTCCTGTATATCGTCATGGCCGTCGGGTGTCTGTTCTCGGATGATGGAGTTGGTACTCTGGATTTGGCGGGCTATGAGGGTGCAATCGACCAAGG ATTTCAATTCTTCAAGGCCGGTCGACAACTGTTGGAGATTACCGATTGCCGCGACTTGATGTCACTACAAGCGATCTGCTTCATGGTGCTTTTCCTGCAATCTTCTGCGAAGCTGAGTACCTGCTATTCTTACGTGGGCATCGCGCTTCGCTCGGCGCTGCGTCTGGGTCTTCATCGCTCCGTGGCTGCAGATTTCAACCCGGTTGAGAGAGAGCTGCGCAAACGCATCTTTTGGGTTATCCGCAAAATGGATGTCTACGTTAGCACCCTTCTGGGCCTCCCGCAGATGTTGAGTGACGACGACATCGACCAGGCATATCCATTGGCAGTGGACGGGGAATACATTACCGCAGAGGGCATCGCCCCAATGCCATCCGGCTATACCCCCCTAATGGCGGGCTGTAATGCACACACGCGCCTTTCCAACATTATCCTGAAAGTCGTCAAGTACATCTACCCCGTGAAGAATGCTCGGTACCGCTCGAAATCCGATCAGCGATACATGGTGAGCCACTCCAAGATCCGCGAAATCGAGCGTGATCTTCAAGCATGGATGGAGGAATTGCCTCCGGCCTTACGTCCAGGGACGGAGGTGTCGCCACAACTAGAACG TATCCGACAGCTACTGCGTATTAGTTATGCCCATGTGCAAATAGTCATGTACCGCCCCTTCTTGCATTATGTGACTGGCGGTTCTCAGGCACGAGGCGTGGACAAGCGATCTTACGCTTGCGCGGCCGCGTGTGTCAGCGTCTCGAGAAATATCGTCCACATTACGACCGGCATGCACAAGAGGAGTCTTCTCAACGGCTCGTTCTGGTTTACGATGTACACGACTTACTTTGCCATTCTTTcgctgatcttcttcgtggtGGAAAATCCTGATTCACCGACGGCCAAGGATGGTGTCCTGAAAGATGCCATGGAAGGAAAGAATACCCTAGCTGGGCTGGCCAAAAAGAGTCTGGCTGCAGACCGGTGTTCCCAAAGCCTGAAC TGCCTTTTCAAGACCTTGCCGGAGATTCTGAAGAATCGCCAGGGCTCGAAAGCGCCTGTCAACCTCAAGCGCCCGGCGCCGGCAAATCGTTCAACGGAGGCAGCCAAGACTCAACCCCAGCATACTCTGCCGCATCGTTTAAGCACAGTCCTACCCGTATCCCAAGCTGGCGGGGGCGATGCTTCGAGCCGCCGACAACCGAGCCTGGACGATAAGCAGAGTAATCTACCCACGGAGAGTGGTACTCAATCGGCATGGATAGCAGAGACGCCGGAGCTGCTGACCGAAAGCCTGTCTACGCCGGAACATATTCAGACAAGTCCCTTGAATCCTTCTATGTCCCAACAAGAAGCATCGAGCCTTGCATTCTCCCAGCAATTCAACAACCCAGCCAATCTTCCAGATCTCATGCCGATGATGTTTCCGTCAGATGACCCATTTGCATATCCCACTCAACCCATGTCCACTCTGGAAGACGATCACTTCTGCCACGATCGACCGGCTATGTCTTCATCGCAGTTTCCCTTCGACCAAACAGGGATGGCGTCCACGACTTCAAGTGACCCATCAAGCGTAGGCGTCACCACTCCTAGCTTCGAGGCCTTCCCCAATCATCCTCATTTCCCCGGCGGGACACCCTCAGGCATCAAATCGTCCGTGCCAAGCCGTTTGCAGGGCACGTCCCAACCCATGAGCCCATCCCGCCTACAAACTCCGATGACACAAACTCCAGTAAGTGGCAGCGAATCACTTAGCAGTCCAGATCTGGTATCGATCCCAAACAACAACTTTGTGTGGCAAGGGTACAACTTCCAGCCCTCGAACATGGCCACGGGACAACAAGCCACGCAGCAGGACGTTTCTGCCAATACCCAAATGCAGGATTTCAATATGGCTATGGACATGGATCTGGGTATTTCGTTTGACGACCTATTCGGCAATCGACCTAACGGTGCCGTGGCGTCCAACGAAGACTGGATGCAGTGGATGAATGTGGGCGTTTga
- a CDS encoding uncharacterized protein (ID:PFLUO_001801-T1.cds;~source:funannotate): protein MAFTLVTLCCAFAALGSFLFGYDSGVISSSISQDAFLRQFGSPGLSDAITGGLISSYTGGAIGGSVLAPYISDFYGRRMVLFVGGLLAGFGAGLQGGAVTLAMLIAGRFIAGFAIGLMSATIPVYCSEVAPPRIRGLLASMQQWMIGLGIMVAQWTGYGCSLHDSNFSWRFPLSFQVVPAVILTCGVWLLPESPRWLIEKGKDSAGRAVLSRLHLNRRASNTALVEHELAQIHESLLYEQQVVVRSWRQLFLAARWRHRILLACGLQAFTQTSGTNVIQYYGPRLYKSLGFSTSTSLMIIGVWGALAQLWNTVFMTFIDKVGRRKLLIPSLAGMGAAMCVEATLAHYVDFSSPSANQDALRGAIAMFFVFSLFYTALGMISWIYPSEIFPTAIRARGSSVATATNWSLNLIFAQCSPIALTSLGSEYFYCFVAFNWTAAVLVWAFYPETAGCSLEEVEEVFRKVEPVPELEAVVAAASGTEVESSPSHVRLVGPGPLFVHPTPSDSGSSHSPSPRTEAVSGV from the exons ATGGCCTTTACCCTCGTCACTCTCTGCTGTGCTTTCGCAGCCCTAGGCTCGTTCCTCTTTGGTTACGACTCGGGCGtcatctcatccagcatcaGCCAGGATGCCTTTCTACGCCAGTTCGGCTCGCCGGGCCTGTCGGACGCAATCACCGGAGGCTTAATTTCTTCTTATACCG GAGGTGCTATCGGGGGCTCCGTGCTTGCGCCTTATATCTCGGACTTTTACGGACGCCGGATGGTGCTCTTTGTCGGCGGTTTGCTAGCCGGTTTCGGGGCCGGTCTCCAGGGAGGTGCGGTTACCCTCGCGATGTTAATTGCTGGTCGATTCATCGCTGGGTTCGCCATTGGCCTCATGTCTGCCACTATTCCCGTGTATTGC AGCGAGGTCGCGCCCCCCCGGATTCGTGGGTTACTCGCCAGTATGCAACAATGGATGATTGGCCTCGGTATCATGGTCGCA CAATGGACCGGATACGGGTGTTCGCTCCATGACAGCAATTTTTCCTGGCGCTTCCCGCTCTCTTTTCAAGTGGTGCCAGCAGTCATTCTCACCTGCGGAGTGTGGCTCCTCCCCGAATCACCACGCTGGCTTATCGAAAAGGGCAAAGATAGTGCAGGGCGCGCTGTGCTGAGCCGACTTCATCTCAACCGACGGGCAAGCAATACCGCGCTGGTCGAGCACGAACTCGCTCAGATCCACGAGAGCCTGCTGTACGAGCAGCAAGTAGTAGTCCGGTCATGGCGACAGCTCTTCCTTGCGGCGCGCTGGCGCCACCGGATCCTGTTGGCGTGCGGTCTGCAAGCCTTCACGCAGACCTCAGGCACGAACGTGATTCAGTACTACGGCCCTCGACTATACAAATCACTAGGATTCTCAACGTCGACCTCGCTAATGATCATCGGGGTATGGGGCGCACTAGCGCAGCTCTGGAACACGGTATTCATGACCTTCATCGACAAGGTCGGGCGTCGCAAGCTGCTTATCCCGTCGCTGGCCGGCATGGGCGCAGCCATGTGCGTGGAAGCCACGCTGGCGCACTACGTCGACTTCAGCAGTCCAAGCGCAAACCAAGACGCTCTGCGTGGGGCGATCGCTAtgttcttcgtcttctcgctgtTCTACACCGCGCTCGGCATGATCTCGTGGATCTACCCGTCCGAGATCTTCCCTACCGCCATCCGTGCCCGCGGTTCCTCCGTGGCCACCGCGACTAATTGGTCTCTCAACCTGATCTTCGCGCAGTGCTCGCCTATCGCTTTGACGTCCTTGGGGTCGGAGTATTTCTACTGCTTTGTGGCCTTCAATTGGACGGCTGCTGTGCTTGTGTGGGCTTTCTATCCGGAGACGGCTGGTTGTTCCCTcgaagaagtggaggaaGTATTTCGAAAAGTGGAACCTGTGCCCGAACTGGAAGCcgttgttgctgctgcatctggCACAGAAGTGGAGTCTAGTCCCTCGCACGTTCGTCTCGTGGGTCCAGGCCCACTGTTTGTGCATCCTACCCCCAGTGACAGCGGGAGCAGTCACAGCCCGTCTCCACGCACAGAGGCAGTTTCAGGTGTATAG
- a CDS encoding uncharacterized protein (ID:PFLUO_001802-T1.cds;~source:funannotate) encodes MSLPGTPDESNMRWQFIDASNNSRSNLTQVKKHVMQQYMRQKKGSDSQKSEGEEDEAQPVQRPKRGRPRKKRIAKHIKAYDSGSNDLVSDETASVDVEEFARSASSDLSLADNAAVSLPFHVPPIDTPSFTFSYPDNINDLESMWSSPSERSPRTILSAARTDPFNTLPIEMDLEGQKLFDFYVSDMPACSYGSHFRSPKAHNWYTSVFVPEAMKGAVAFQNTILVHAANTWAWVRNETETKNTLLHRDRAVSMLREHLQNHPRDISDVAIISCLSAAALEDFDPRPGHKETSWTHMRAAREMIRARGGPAAFENTRLGMLINWQDYILSGYETHGPSFFFEHERPASATATALRTASPQHLLNLHDSIPSPPYSTSSTLSETNPSCPEPPLLSLPLPQYQLSVSPIDEIHLQCEKFLDFLRRCEQLALYQRDNPSSCSSTRRTAVQNPSILHQILAAPPGARFTASGNRKQMVARLTALIMLNAALWDYRYTPFHGATFLSTLEQSAIDSEVSMSGSIEALLQILLECDDGTPDYFADENVPDFSQYAPTATSSAARPWWAGRMLKVAKRLSADSWHRLGDFLFACLTLRVSESVVVLWEPHLRKEILEAALTSYVMPSLTE; translated from the coding sequence ATGTCATTGCCAGGCACGCCGGACGAATCCAACATGCGGTGGCAGTTTATTGATGCTTCGAATAACAGTCGAAGCAACCTGACGCAGGTGAAGAAACATGTGATGCAGCAGTATATGCGGCAGAAGAAAGGAAGTGATTCTCAGAAGAgtgaaggcgaggaggacgaagccCAGCCTGTACAGCGACCCAAACGCGgacggccgaggaagaaacgAATTGCGAAGCACATCAAAGCGTACGACAGCGGCAGCAATGACTTGGTATCAGACGAAACTGCCAGCGTTGACGTAGAGGAATTCGCTCGTTCCGCCTCCTCGGATCTCTCGTTGGCTGACAATGCTGCCGTCTCCCTGCCATTTCATGTGCCTCCAATCGACACCCCGAGCTTTACCTTTTCATATCCGGATAATATCAACGATCTCGAGTCAATGTGGTCGTCTCCGTCCGAGCGATCTCCACGAACTATCCTGAGTGCAGCACGAACAGACCCATTCAACACTCTCCCCATTGAGATGGACCTTGAAGGCCAGAAATTGTTTGATTTCTACGTGAGCGACATGCCCGCCTGTTCTTACGGGTCTCATTTCCGCTCCCCCAAAGCACACAACTGGTACACCAGCGTGTTCGTGCCGGAAGCCATGAAGGGCGCTGTTGCCTTCCAGAACACCATCCTCGTACACGCCGCTAACACCTGGGCGTGGGTGCGCAACGAAACAGAAACCAAGAACACGCTGCTGCATCGAGACCGCGCCGTCAGCATGCTGCGCGAGCATCTCCAAAACCACCCACGCGACATCTCAGACGTAGCAATCATCTCTTGCCTGAGCGCTGCAGCACTCGAAGACTTTGACCCGCGCCCGGGACACAAGGAGACCAGTTGGACGCACATGCGTGCTGCACGCGAGATGATCCGAGCCCGTGGAGGGCCGGCTGCTTTCGAGAATACTCGACTGGGCATGTTGATCAATTGGCAGGACTACATCCTGTCTGGGTATGAAACACATGGACCgagtttcttcttcgagcaTGAACGGCCTGCTTCGGCGACCGCTACTGCGCTGCGGACTGCATCGCCTCAACATCTTCTTAATCTCCACGATTCAATCCCCTCTCCACCCTActcaacctcctccaccctCTCAGAAACCAACCCGTCATGTCCCGAACCTCCATTGCTATCACTACCACTACCTCAATATCAATTATCCGTATCCCCCATCGACGAAATCCACCTCCAATGCGAAAAattcctcgacttcctccgCCGCTGCGAACAACTAGCCCTCTACCAACGCGACAACCCGTCCTCCTGCTCTTCAACTCGCCGCACAGCAGTCCAAAACCCTTCTATCCTCCACCAAATCCTCGCCGCACCCCCTGGAGCTCGATTTACCGCATCAGGAAACCGTAAACAAATGGTCGCGCGCCTGACGGCGCTAATAATGCTCAACGCCGCGCTATGGGACTACCGGTACACTCCCTTCCACGGAGCAACTTTCCTGTCTACGCTCGAACAATCGGCGATAGACAGCGAAGTCAGCATGAGCGGCTCCATCGAGGCGCTCTTGCAGATCTTGTTAGAGTGTGACGATGGCACCCCCGACTATTTTGCAGATGAGAACGTTCCGGATTTCTCGCAGTATGCACCAACTGCTACCTCTAGCGCTGCGCGTCCCTGGTGGGCGGGCCGGATGCTCAAGGTTGCAAAGCGGCTAAGCGCGGACTCATGGCATCGTCTGGGTGATTTTCTCTTTGCGTGCCTTACACTTCGTGTAAGCGAGTCCGTTGTTGTTCTGTGGGAGCCGCATCTGAGGAAAGAGATTCTGGAGGCGGCTTTGACGTCTTATGTTATGCCCTCGTTGACCGAGTGA
- a CDS encoding uncharacterized protein (ID:PFLUO_001803-T1.cds;~source:funannotate) — protein MAPLTRYRCDDEWMPTAMTKEYYEQRSCTPGTLIISEATLISRNAAGAKNAPGIWSNAQVSAWKDITDAIHAKGCKIFCQLWHQGRAGKQDILEEAGSKLFSSSAIAVSPDFNTPTAMTEEDITRVIGDFVAAARNAIAAGFDGVEIHGANGYLADQFLQDTCNQRTDRWGGSLRNRVRFHIEVLLSVIAAVGADKTAVRLSPYSDFLGMLMDNPEPTFQYLLEEIKPMGLAYLHIIEARIRGNDDAECGAQKTVKWMVEQWDNATPVLLAGGFTAKSAEEAVDYIYNSYDVVIVFGRYFVANPDLVFRIKSGVRLDKYERTYFYTPGMAKGYIDYPFSHQFTTTRAIENSNYISP, from the exons ATGGCTCCTCTAACGCGGTATCGGTGCGACGACGAGTGGATGCCTACCGCAATGACCAAAG AATACTACGAGCAGCGTTCTTGCACGCCAGGAACGCTGATTATCAGTGAAGCCACCCTCATATCTCGCAACGCAGCCGGAGCGAAAAACGCACCCGGAATATGGTCCAATGCACAAGTTTCCGCCTGGAAAGACATCACAGACGCCATTCATGCCAAAGGCTGCAAGATCTTCTGCCAGCTATGGCATCAGGGGCGAGCCGGGAAGCAAGACATCCTCGAGGAAGCAGGATCGAAGTTATTTTCGAGCAGCGCGATTGCAGTGAGTCCGGATTTTAACACACCAACTGCTATGACAGAGGAAGATATCACCCGTGTCATTGGTGATTTTGTGGCCGCTGCGCGCAATGCTATCGCAGCAGGGTTTGACGGCGTGGAGATCCACGGAGCTAATGGCTACCTGGCCGATCAGTTCCTTCAGGATACCTGCAATCAACGTACTGATCGCTGGGGTGGTAGTCTACGAAATCGAGTTAGGTTTCACATCGAAGTACTCCTGTCAGTTATTGCGGCTGTTGGCGCAGACAAGACTGCTGTCCGATTGAGTCCCTACAGCGACTTCCTGGGAATGCTCATGGACAATCCCGAGCCTACGTTTCAGTATCTGTTAGAGGAAATCAAGCCAATGGGCTTGGCCTATCTGCATATAATTGAGGCTCGAATTCGGGGGAATGACGATGCAGAATGTGGAGCACAAAAGACAGTAAAGTGGATGGTCGAACAATGGGACAATGCTACTCCAGTCCTTCTCGCCGGTGGATTCACCGCCAAATCTGCAGAGGAAGCAGTTGATTATATCTACAATTCTTATGACGTTGTCATTGTGTTTGGACGGTATTTTGTCGCTAATCCTGACCTTGTGTTCCGCATCAAGTCGGGTGTCCGCTTGGATAAGTACGAAAGAACATACTTCTATACGCCTGGGATGGCCAAGGGATATATCGATTACCCATTCAGCCACCAATTTACCACAACCAGAGCTATTGAAAATTCGAACTATATTTCTCCCTAG